The nucleotide sequence GCGCACTGAGCCGGGGAGACCGGCTACCGGCGGCACGGGAGCTCGCCGGCACGCTCGACGTGAACATGCACACCGTGCTCCGGGCGTACGCGGCGCTCCGCGAGGAGGGGCTGATCGAGCTGCGTCGGGGCCGGGGCGCGGTGGTGACCGGTACGGTCCCGCACGAGCGGGCCCGGGTGATCGAGTCGGTACGGGAGCTGGTGACCGTTGCCCGCCGGGCCGGAGTGGGGCTGGACGAGGCCCTCGGCCTGGTGCGACAGCAGTATTCGAGAGAGGTGAGCGCATGAGGAGCGGTGTCCGGTGGGCGGTCGGCAGCGCACTGCTGCCCGCTGCCCTGGTCGGCGGCCCGGTGGCGGTGACCCTGGCCTGGTGGGACCGGCTTCCGGCAAGCCTGCCCAACTCCGGCGGTGTCGGTGACCGGCCGATGGAGTCGACGATCGGGGTCGGCGCCCTGGCCGGGCTGCTGCTCGGCGCCGCGCTCACCGTCTGGATGGCCGGGCTGCTGGCGCTGGCGCTGAGTCGCCGGATCTCCGGCATCGGCGGCTACTGGCTGCGGCTCGGCGCCCAGGTCGCGGTGAACGGCACCGCCGCGGCGGCCGGCACGGTACTGCTGATGATGCTCGGCGCCGCACTGGACGCGCCGACCGCCGCCGACGTACGCCTCGGCTGGGGCTACTTCGCCGCGCTGCTGGCGCTGCCGATGGTGGCGGCGGCGGCCGCCGGGCTGCTGGCGTACCTGCTGGCCGGTGCGCCCCCGACCGCGACCGGCAGCGGATCCGCGACCCGGGTCCGCACCGTGGCCGGCCGGGAGCCGGCGCACCCGGCGGTCGCGCCCAGCGATTCGAACGTCGCGATGCCGGCCGCCGCGATGCCGGCCGCCGCGATGCCGGCCGCCGCGATGCCGGCCGCCGCGATGCCGGCCGCCGCGATGTCGGCCGCAGCCGATGAGGAGCGGCTGCTCTGGTGGGAGCAGCGGGAGCTGCGCCCGATGTTCTGGCTGGCCGGTGCGCTCGCGCTGACCGGTGCGCTGATGGTCGCCGTGCTGGTGCCGCTGGTCGGGGTCGTCGGCTGGTCCGGGCTGGCCCCGGCGGTGTCCGCCCTGGCCGTGCTGCCCTTCACCCGCTACCGGCTGGTCATCGACGGTGAGGCGGTCCGGGTGGCGATCGGCCCGCTGCGACGGCGGGTGCCGATCGCCGCGATCGCCGCCGCCGAGCCCGGGCACCTGGCGACGGAGGACTGGCTGCTCCGGGGGATGTTGCAGGGCGCTTCCGCCCCGGAGTTGCCGCTGCTGCCGGGCCCGGCGCTGGCACTGCGGCTGACCGACGGCAGCCACCGGCTGGTCACCTGCCGGGACGTGCCGACCGCGGTGGCGATGGTGAACACCCTGCGGGCCCGGCGCGCCTGACGGAACGGTGCGCGCGGGTCACCCGACGACCGGGGCGACCCGCGCGCACCGCGTCGCTCACTCCGGAACGCGCCGGTAGGCGCCGTCGCTGGCCGAGGTCGCCATCAAGGCGTACGCGCGCAGCGCCGCGGAGACCGGCCGCTCCCGGTCGATCGGCGTGTAGGGCCGTTCCCGCTTCTCCTGCGCGATCCGGCGGGCTTGGAGCACCTCGGCCGACACCGCCAGCTCGATGTTCCGGTTCGGGATGTCGATGACGATCTCGTCGCCGGGCTCGACGAGCGCGATCAGCCCGCCGCCGGCCGCCTCGGGGGAGACGTGCCCGATGGAGAGCCCGGAGGTGCCGCCGGAGAACCGGCCGTCGGTGATCAGGGCACACTCCCGGCCCAGGCCGCGTCCCTTGAGGAACGAGGTGGGATAGAGCATCTCCTGCATCCCGGGCCCGCCCTTCGGGCCCTCGTAGCGGATCACCACCACGTCACCGGCGACGACCTGCTTGCCGAGGATGGCGTCGACGGCGGCCTCCTGCGACTCGAAGACCTTGGCCGGGCCCCGGAAGGTGAGGCACTCGGCCGGCACCCCGGCGGTCTTCACCACCGCGCCGTCCGGGGCGAGGTTGCCGTGCAGGATCGCCAGCCCGCCATCTGCGGTGTACGCGTGCTCCCGGTCCCGGATGCACCCCTCGGCCGCGTCGGTGTCCAGTTTGGACCAGCGGTTGTCGGTGGAGAACGGCTCGGTGGTGCGTACCCCGCCCGGGGCGGCGTGGAACAGCTCGATCGCCTCCGGGCTGGCCTTGCCGCCCCGGATGTCCCAGTCGGCCAGCCAGCCGTCCAGGTCGGTCGAGTGCACCGCGTGCACGTCCCGGCGCAGCAGGCCGGCCCGGTCCAGTTCGCCGAGGATCGCCGGGATGCCGCCGGCCCGGTGCACGTCCTCCATGTGGTATTTCGGGGAGTTCGGGGCGACCTTGGCCAGGCAGGGCACCCGGCGGGAGATCTCGTCGATGTCGGCGACACCGAAGTCGAGTTCCGCCTCGCGGGCCGCGGCGAGCAGGTGCAGCACGGTGTTCGTGGAGCCGCCCATCGCCACGTCGAGGGCGACCGCGTTCTCGAACGCGGCCCGGGAGGCGATCGCGCGGGGCAGCACCGAGGCGTCGTTCCCGGAGTACCAGCGGTTGGCGATCTCCACGACGAGCCGGCCGGCCCGCTCGAAGAGCGCCTTGCGGGCGGCGTGGGTGGCCAGCACCGAGCCGTTGCCCGGCAGCGCCAGCCCGATCGCCTCGGTGAGGCAGTTCATCGAGTTGGCGGTGAACATGCCGGAGCAGGAGCCGCAGGTGGGGCAGGCGGAGCGTTCGATCGCGCCGAGCTGGTCGTCGGTGACCGCGTCGTTCGATGAGGCGATCATCGCGTCGATCAGGTCGATCTTGTCGTGCACGATCCCCTCGATCGCCACCGTCTTGCCGGCCTCCATCGGGCCGCCGGAGACGAAGACGGTCGGGATGTCCAGCCGGAGCGCGGCGAGCAGCATCCCCGGAGTGATCTTGTCGCAGTTGGAGATGCAGACCAGGGCGTCGGCGCAGTGCGCGTTGACCATGTATTCGACGGCGTCGGCGATCAGCTCCCGGCTGGGCAGCGAGTAGAGCATCCCGCCGTGCCCCATCGCGATGCCGTCGTCGACGGCGATGGTGTTGAACTCCCGGCCGACCCCGCCGGCGTCGGCCACCGCGTCCGCGACCAGGCCGCCGAGGTCCTTGAGGTGGACGTGCCCGGGTACGAACTGGGTGAAACTGTTCGCGATGGCGACGATCGGCTTGCCGAAGTCGTCGTCCGTCATCCCGGTGGCCCGCCACAGGGCGCGGGCGCCGGCCATCGTCCGGCCGTGCGTGGAGGTCTTCGACCGCAGGTCAGGCATTCGACAAGTGTGGCACCCGCACCCCGCCCCCCGCGCGCCCGACTCCCACCCCGCCCAGCCACCGAGACGCGAGGGGTGTAAGGAAGGGCCCCCGCTACAACAGAAAACGATATGCGGGGGCCCTTCCTTACACCCGGATGCCCGAATGGGCGGGTTGTGCCTCTGATCGAGGAACCGGCGCGGGCTACCCCATGGAGTGCGGTCGATCCGGCAGAGTGATTCCGTGCAACTCGCCTCCGGTACGCCGGTTCTCGCCGTCGCGACCGGCCTCGCCTCCTGCTGCGGGCCGGTCATGCTGGCGCTGTCGGCGCACCGGCACAGCGGTGCCCGCCGGGTCGGGCACTGGCTGCTGGCCGTCGGCGGCGCGCTCGCGGCGGCCAGCGCCGGACTCGGGCTGTTCGCCCTGGCCACCATGGTCGAGCACTGGCAGCACGAGCAGGCCCAGCGGATCGGCCTGGCCACCGCGATCGCGGTCGGGATGGCGGTCAGCGGCGCGCTGCTCTGCGCCGGCCTGCTCCGGCTGCCGGGCGTCGCCGAGACCGGTGCCGCCGCGCTCCGGCTGGTCCTGGACGGGCTGGTGATCGGGGCGGCGCTCTGGTTCGTCGGCTGGGTGCTGCTCGCCGAGCCGACCCGGGTGCTCGGCGACCTCACCCCGAACGGCTGCCTGGCCATCCTGGTGACCACCGTCACGGCGGCGGTGGCGGTCGGGGTGACCTTCATCGTCGGGGCCCGGGCCCGGGCCCGGGCGCCCCGGCGCGGACTGCTGCTGGCCGGTGTCGGGGTCAACCTGGTGACCGGGTCCGGGCTGGTCATCTCCGCCGGCATCTGCCAGGCCGGCCCGCTGGTCGCGCTGGTCGGCGCGCTGCTGCTGCCGGTCGGCCTGCTGACGGTCGCGCTGGGCGGCCGGGCGCCCGGCCCGGCCAACGGGCCGGACGGCGACGTCATCCGGCGCGGCACCTACGCCGTGCTGCCGATGGTGGCGATGGCCGTCTCCGCCGTCTACCACCTGCTCGTCGGCGGCGACTTCCGGATCTTCGCGGTGGTGGCCGGCATCGTCGAGGGCTTCGGCCTGGTCGCCCGGCAGTACCTCGCGCTCGGCGACGTACGGGCCTATGCGGCTCGGCTGGCCGAGCGGGAGGCGCACTTCCGGGAGCTGGCGCACACCGACCCGCTGACCGGGCTGGCCAACCGCCGCGGGCTGCTCCGGGCGGTGCAGCAGCAGGCCGACCCGGAGACCCCCTGGGTGCTGCTCGGGCTCGACCTGGACGGCTTCAAGAACGTCAACGACATGCGCGGGCACGACGTCGGCGACGCGGTGCTGATCGAGGTCGGCCGGCGGCTGAAGACCAACCTGCGCCCCGGCGACCTGGCCGCGCGGCTCGGCGGCGACGAGTTCGCCGTACTGATGCGGGCCCGGCCCGCCGAGGCGCAGCGGATCGCCCAGCGGCTGCTCGGGGTGGTCGGTTCGGCGTACCGGCACGAGGCGGGGTCGGTCTTCCTCTCGGTGAGCATCGGCGTGGCGGACAGCGCCGACGCGGGCGACGTGGAGACGCTGCTGCGCAACGCCGACCTGGCCCTGCGCTACGCCAAGCAGCGCGGCAAGAACCGGATCGAGCGGTACGACG is from Micromonospora sp. WMMD1102 and encodes:
- a CDS encoding GntR family transcriptional regulator, coding for MLFRVVPASGVPLAEQIAGSVRRALADGALSRGDRLPAARELAGTLDVNMHTVLRAYAALREEGLIELRRGRGAVVTGTVPHERARVIESVRELVTVARRAGVGLDEALGLVRQQYSREVSA
- the ilvD gene encoding dihydroxy-acid dehydratase, yielding MPDLRSKTSTHGRTMAGARALWRATGMTDDDFGKPIVAIANSFTQFVPGHVHLKDLGGLVADAVADAGGVGREFNTIAVDDGIAMGHGGMLYSLPSRELIADAVEYMVNAHCADALVCISNCDKITPGMLLAALRLDIPTVFVSGGPMEAGKTVAIEGIVHDKIDLIDAMIASSNDAVTDDQLGAIERSACPTCGSCSGMFTANSMNCLTEAIGLALPGNGSVLATHAARKALFERAGRLVVEIANRWYSGNDASVLPRAIASRAAFENAVALDVAMGGSTNTVLHLLAAAREAELDFGVADIDEISRRVPCLAKVAPNSPKYHMEDVHRAGGIPAILGELDRAGLLRRDVHAVHSTDLDGWLADWDIRGGKASPEAIELFHAAPGGVRTTEPFSTDNRWSKLDTDAAEGCIRDREHAYTADGGLAILHGNLAPDGAVVKTAGVPAECLTFRGPAKVFESQEAAVDAILGKQVVAGDVVVIRYEGPKGGPGMQEMLYPTSFLKGRGLGRECALITDGRFSGGTSGLSIGHVSPEAAGGGLIALVEPGDEIVIDIPNRNIELAVSAEVLQARRIAQEKRERPYTPIDRERPVSAALRAYALMATSASDGAYRRVPE
- a CDS encoding EAL domain-containing protein; the protein is MLALSAHRHSGARRVGHWLLAVGGALAAASAGLGLFALATMVEHWQHEQAQRIGLATAIAVGMAVSGALLCAGLLRLPGVAETGAAALRLVLDGLVIGAALWFVGWVLLAEPTRVLGDLTPNGCLAILVTTVTAAVAVGVTFIVGARARARAPRRGLLLAGVGVNLVTGSGLVISAGICQAGPLVALVGALLLPVGLLTVALGGRAPGPANGPDGDVIRRGTYAVLPMVAMAVSAVYHLLVGGDFRIFAVVAGIVEGFGLVARQYLALGDVRAYAARLAEREAHFRELAHTDPLTGLANRRGLLRAVQQQADPETPWVLLGLDLDGFKNVNDMRGHDVGDAVLIEVGRRLKTNLRPGDLAARLGGDEFAVLMRARPAEAQRIAQRLLGVVGSAYRHEAGSVFLSVSIGVADSADAGDVETLLRNADLALRYAKQRGKNRIERYDAAYDNLLRRRTTLEHELRGAIERDELHLAFQPVVAVPSVRPVGAEALLRWHHPELGNVGPDEFIPLAEECGMIAKLGVWVLHRACHQLSLWLAAGHDVWVSVNVSPRELHAPEYVGQVTEALRAHRVPPQRLVLEVTEHAVATDLDELIRRLRALRLTGVRIALDDFGAGYSSLGQLRRLPIDILKIDHSLVAGPEPVRPPQGRAFAPMVDVVMRLGHQLGLEVIAEGVTNPTELAAVVEAGCRFGQGQLFGWGVPAEHLEAMLEAASPPEGSGAESRPPAGSRGRSASRTTGNPAAAGSPGSPGSPGSQGSLGSPGGGNSGGSGNSGGSGGGRSAPRQRRPAEASTDQKTDSAQNAGSVDSSREMRQA